In Microvenator marinus, one genomic interval encodes:
- a CDS encoding PilZ domain-containing protein, translating to MSDQNFSAIRARLRYETIDDFVEGYSRFISAGGMFIPMKPSKLKPIGTTIRFQFLLGDGSTALLGEGLVLQVRTPDDTAPNSPVGMLIKFTKLSQESKVLVDRIIEAKSEMLKPRGDESPTQRHPTKPFMDDEDPMKTPTPPSFDTEGGSPLSDFLLADDGSSASEVEEEEAGTQDSGGLEQNEGLRGFFGEGSESSEAESEPEMAEPSEPEYVQAEPETTEAPSIEQETPTAEAPSEEPAPEPVGPKELGRTAGGLQILAFDALDEDEMKDLENFSFGGEESDIDDIFDGLFGGGGSEAVEGAVDDMFSGAFGGDNTGDSMSSVEFELPEDPDQVDEASDSSDEDDDVFVLEDEAEVEPEAELEGEVEVEPEVEAFAEPDAEQEPKEESNSGLFNFDFVNDEPSTPAEAEEEPEEEVFVLENEVESNEPNELGDSASEEEPWSFDGAESESAIELDADELDEEPEPSEVEASEPHEIRQEDSEEDDESRHEIHSLLDHFEDEDDHDMSLRIGIIEESKQKAEEPEEEDSESLEALLASARKEIEEKSTDEPREDGDLIDQLMGDDLPPPPVDSPIFVPPAPKKKKGFLSKLFDKD from the coding sequence GTGAGTGACCAAAACTTTTCGGCGATTCGCGCACGCCTTCGCTACGAAACAATTGATGACTTCGTTGAAGGATATTCCCGGTTTATTTCGGCTGGAGGGATGTTCATACCGATGAAGCCATCCAAATTGAAACCGATTGGCACGACCATTCGCTTTCAATTCCTGCTTGGAGATGGCTCCACAGCTTTGTTGGGTGAGGGTCTAGTTCTTCAGGTGCGAACTCCGGACGATACAGCCCCAAATTCGCCAGTCGGGATGTTGATTAAGTTCACCAAACTTAGCCAAGAGTCCAAAGTCCTGGTGGATCGAATCATTGAAGCCAAGAGCGAGATGCTCAAACCGCGCGGCGATGAGTCACCAACTCAGCGTCACCCGACCAAGCCTTTCATGGATGATGAAGATCCCATGAAGACGCCGACCCCTCCGAGTTTTGACACGGAAGGAGGCTCTCCACTTTCAGACTTCTTGCTGGCGGACGATGGTTCCTCGGCGAGCGAGGTTGAAGAGGAAGAGGCGGGGACCCAGGATTCAGGCGGCCTTGAGCAGAACGAAGGCCTAAGAGGCTTCTTCGGTGAAGGTAGTGAATCGTCCGAGGCTGAGTCAGAGCCCGAGATGGCCGAACCCTCGGAGCCTGAGTACGTGCAGGCAGAGCCTGAAACGACCGAAGCCCCTTCGATTGAACAGGAGACGCCAACGGCGGAGGCGCCGAGTGAAGAGCCGGCACCAGAGCCGGTGGGACCCAAAGAGCTTGGACGCACCGCGGGTGGTCTTCAGATCTTAGCATTTGACGCGCTTGATGAAGACGAGATGAAGGACCTTGAGAACTTCTCGTTTGGCGGCGAAGAATCCGACATTGACGATATTTTTGACGGGCTTTTTGGCGGCGGAGGTTCGGAGGCTGTTGAAGGTGCTGTGGACGATATGTTCTCCGGGGCCTTTGGCGGCGATAATACTGGAGATTCGATGTCTTCGGTGGAGTTCGAACTGCCCGAAGATCCCGACCAAGTTGATGAGGCATCGGATTCCTCTGACGAAGACGACGATGTTTTCGTGCTTGAGGACGAGGCTGAAGTCGAGCCCGAGGCCGAGCTTGAAGGCGAAGTAGAGGTTGAGCCTGAAGTTGAAGCCTTTGCCGAACCAGACGCGGAACAAGAGCCAAAAGAAGAATCAAATTCCGGACTTTTCAATTTTGATTTCGTAAATGACGAGCCCTCCACACCCGCGGAAGCGGAAGAAGAGCCTGAAGAAGAGGTCTTTGTACTTGAGAATGAAGTCGAATCCAACGAGCCCAACGAGCTTGGGGATTCAGCATCGGAAGAAGAACCGTGGAGCTTTGACGGCGCCGAATCTGAGTCCGCAATAGAGTTGGACGCGGATGAACTAGATGAAGAGCCAGAGCCGAGCGAAGTGGAGGCCTCAGAGCCGCACGAAATTAGACAAGAAGACTCTGAAGAGGACGACGAGTCCCGTCATGAGATCCACTCGTTACTCGACCATTTCGAGGACGAAGACGATCACGACATGAGCCTTCGTATCGGGATTATCGAGGAGTCGAAGCAGAAGGCTGAAGAGCCAGAAGAAGAAGATTCTGAAAGTCTCGAGGCCTTGCTCGCGTCCGCGAGGAAAGAAATCGAAGAGAAGTCCACCGACGAGCCTCGCGAGGATGGCGACCTCATCGACCAACTGATGGGCGATGACCTGCCTCCGCCTCCGGTTGATTCGCCGATTTTTGTCCCGCCAGCTCCGAAGAAGAAGAAAGGTTTCCTCTCGAAGCTTTTCGACAAAGATTAA
- a CDS encoding ABC transporter ATP-binding protein: MAEVIFSNVQKSYGETEILKGVDLEASAGEFIVLVGPSGCGKSTLLRLVAGLEDITGGEIRIGSKVVNDVAPRDRGVAMVFQSYALYPHMSVRENLGFGLSIRKEDPKKIASAVEEVAKMLDISALLDRLPKQLSGGQRQRVAIGRAIVRQPDVFLFDEPLSNLDAALRTQMRVELKKLHKRLKSTMIYVTHDQVEAMTLADRIVVMNGGVVQQVGSPLELFERPSNLFVAGFIGSPGMNFLKLKNGLPEGFEVPEIPDGTDVVGIRPQHLEHWDGHQTSFPMQVEVVESMGWEAHLHGGVGGQPAVAALEFESVARMKFPGEIRLGCDPRHLHFFNSSGVAISSTRPQ, translated from the coding sequence GTGGCCGAAGTCATCTTTTCCAATGTCCAGAAGAGTTATGGGGAGACCGAGATTCTCAAAGGCGTGGATCTAGAGGCTTCCGCAGGCGAGTTCATCGTCCTCGTTGGGCCTTCTGGTTGTGGCAAGTCAACACTATTGAGGCTTGTTGCGGGTCTTGAAGATATCACGGGTGGCGAGATCCGGATTGGAAGCAAAGTCGTCAATGACGTGGCTCCTCGGGACCGTGGTGTCGCCATGGTATTTCAGTCCTATGCGCTCTATCCGCATATGAGTGTTCGCGAGAATCTGGGCTTTGGACTTTCTATTAGAAAGGAAGACCCGAAGAAAATCGCAAGTGCTGTGGAAGAGGTGGCCAAGATGCTGGATATTTCGGCGCTCTTGGATCGTCTGCCGAAACAGCTCTCCGGCGGCCAACGTCAGCGGGTCGCCATTGGGCGTGCAATCGTCCGGCAGCCGGATGTATTCCTTTTTGATGAGCCGCTCTCGAACCTTGATGCAGCTTTAAGGACCCAGATGAGGGTAGAACTCAAAAAGCTGCACAAGCGGCTAAAGTCCACGATGATCTATGTGACCCACGACCAGGTCGAGGCGATGACACTCGCCGACCGTATCGTGGTCATGAACGGTGGTGTGGTTCAGCAGGTAGGAAGCCCTCTAGAGCTCTTTGAGAGGCCCTCTAACTTATTCGTAGCGGGTTTCATAGGAAGTCCCGGAATGAACTTCCTGAAGCTTAAGAACGGCCTTCCTGAGGGCTTTGAGGTGCCGGAGATTCCAGATGGTACCGACGTTGTTGGCATCAGACCTCAACACCTCGAACATTGGGACGGGCATCAGACATCTTTCCCGATGCAGGTCGAGGTTGTGGAGTCGATGGGCTGGGAAGCGCATCTTCACGGTGGGGTGGGTGGGCAGCCGGCAGTGGCCGCGTTGGAGTTCGAGTCTGTAGCCAGGATGAAGTTTCCCGGGGAGATTCGCCTGGGCTGTGACCCGCGACACCTTCATTTCTTCAATAGTTCTGGGGTTGCTATTTCTAGTACCCGTCCACAGTAA
- a CDS encoding PPC domain-containing protein: MTLSKFIRLIGTLSLVALLGACGDSDPDTTCSSASDCPEGFDCTAGACVAPDNSCEASSDCTFGNYCVAGECVDATCAGDDECTDAVCVNNRCREGCSSADDCGEGESCNMLTRLCEASGCTTGSCPQFQTCNTEASPSACEYTGDCNNDSVCIAYAQQLNDGNEYICSAAQQRCIVKPECGDDSDCAIGDICEPRASDGRRVCRRGCRDNDECGLSQICSAEQGYRCVAGCETSADCTGEGQACFNLECVDTCNTRSDCAGINVGYICTGSPRVCQACTDSSQCPASQFCDFTQGNSDDEAQNPSRGLCVNLPPTCPPDVYGNNDDIDNAFEVTTLPFEPADDDEPNFCKEKTNGDWYEFEAQAGDVIEVELNYATAGNLDVALRTVDGVEIASSARPPSEDNGTELIRYGTAVAGTFTVQVRGSIINDSAPYQIRISSTPAPACVADTFEPNNSIAEAAELAAETDVTAQVCGEDPDFYTLDVIDNQIVTIRAAAPARLGDIDLVLRDAAGDIVAQALTGQDVEQIQYVNDVAQVLTLEVRVSTNAGYVDYELEWFQRDNQCSDDFETNDTCGTANVLTAGTYTDLAVCADSDYYAVDLLPLQTVTFRAIYDPAVAAGDLDITLFGPNDCSTFITTETRETIPNSTQVAETITYTANVGGRFNILANLFAGINVPYALEVDIQDGPPCVDDSREPNNSGTEATVIPIADARLGTDNVITGLRVCDTDSDWFAIDLEEGDEIRWDITFDNAQGNLDAFIIAPDQTTVLAAGDSDADTESVTYSVATGEAGTYYLRVEGKDPARNTYWLLTYVNGTGPADPACPDPFENNDSAGDSSPIGTGSYGLLVCTGDDDWFEYDILAGETIQIDLTFPHNQGNIDLFLYGNRSTTSTVAESRSFSDNESVTYTSPRDQTLKWRVTTSTNNVQAPYTMDVTTTPAPGCVDDAFAPNGDSSSAPTIDVPGLYRALSFCEGTEDWFQVQLETEPFEAFLNFTHNVGNLDITVYDSTMTEVGTSTTTSDDESVQFTPAAAGAYFIRVFSPERARVSYDLMLYANGVGPADRVCPDEFENNDTFVTAKALPLGLTENLQLCNGNPTDPDYYSVFVPSGATLDVEVLFAHTNGDINARLYRQNSSSTVVNSSTSQTDNEELTATNSGTGENYIINIYGNGTFRSDYDLEVSLSFTGACPDDTVGAPALADATTAVGVEALDALYLCEGTEDWFQLPASTTELVINLEVNNLLGNVDMEVVDSSGTVVQTSAGDTNLEELSVTGLSSAETYYLRVFPRNGAFFRNEYDLWISANSVEPAIPYCPDPFERNDSISGAATLSNAVVNLIDTNACGPDIDWYAYNVTNANTDYRLRAFFDHVDTEADLAIEVRNAAGTVLMNASANSSTNDEALTFRPTATGTHFIGVSNDAGSTTEVPYYLHVSRDSTWSAAFSCPDDQYEPNNTPAQRATLTQGGVYAMASCPGANNTQDDYFLFRAPEAGTWNLTIMYEATDMTPIVQTIANGTFSDIAFVDNRHEASFVMNANDTVQIYLGNGGTEYGPYILKLEKE; encoded by the coding sequence ATGACATTATCCAAGTTCATTCGTCTTATCGGAACGTTATCGCTCGTCGCCCTACTCGGCGCTTGCGGCGACTCTGACCCTGACACTACGTGCTCATCCGCCTCTGATTGTCCTGAAGGCTTCGACTGCACCGCAGGTGCATGTGTAGCCCCTGACAACTCCTGCGAGGCTTCAAGCGACTGCACCTTTGGTAATTATTGCGTTGCGGGAGAGTGCGTGGATGCGACATGCGCCGGCGACGATGAATGTACCGACGCTGTATGTGTCAACAATCGTTGTCGCGAAGGCTGTAGCTCGGCTGACGACTGTGGAGAAGGCGAGTCCTGCAACATGTTGACCCGACTTTGCGAGGCGTCAGGATGCACCACTGGATCATGCCCGCAGTTCCAAACATGTAACACCGAAGCATCACCTTCCGCGTGTGAATACACCGGCGATTGCAACAACGATTCGGTCTGTATCGCCTACGCGCAACAACTCAACGATGGCAACGAGTACATCTGCTCTGCAGCGCAACAACGCTGTATTGTTAAGCCAGAGTGCGGCGACGACTCAGATTGCGCTATCGGTGATATCTGCGAACCCAGAGCATCTGATGGACGACGTGTGTGTCGCCGTGGCTGCCGAGACAATGACGAATGCGGCCTTTCCCAGATCTGCTCGGCTGAACAGGGTTACCGTTGTGTCGCCGGTTGTGAGACTAGTGCGGATTGCACAGGTGAAGGACAGGCATGCTTCAACCTTGAATGTGTAGACACTTGCAACACTCGCAGCGACTGCGCGGGCATCAATGTCGGCTATATCTGCACCGGAAGCCCTCGTGTATGCCAGGCTTGCACCGACAGTTCACAATGCCCGGCATCTCAATTCTGCGATTTCACTCAGGGCAACTCCGATGATGAAGCTCAAAATCCTTCTCGCGGTCTCTGTGTAAATCTGCCACCTACTTGCCCGCCTGATGTCTACGGAAACAACGACGATATCGATAACGCGTTTGAAGTCACCACGCTTCCGTTTGAGCCAGCAGACGACGATGAGCCTAATTTCTGCAAAGAGAAGACAAACGGTGACTGGTACGAGTTCGAGGCCCAAGCAGGCGACGTCATCGAGGTTGAACTAAACTACGCTACGGCTGGTAATCTCGACGTGGCACTTCGTACGGTGGATGGTGTGGAAATCGCCTCGTCCGCACGGCCTCCTTCTGAAGATAATGGCACCGAGCTCATCCGCTATGGTACCGCCGTCGCCGGAACATTCACCGTTCAGGTTCGTGGCTCCATCATCAACGACAGCGCCCCCTACCAGATTCGAATCTCTTCTACACCGGCTCCTGCATGTGTCGCCGACACCTTCGAGCCAAACAACTCAATTGCAGAAGCGGCAGAATTGGCGGCCGAAACTGACGTCACCGCCCAGGTTTGTGGCGAGGATCCTGACTTCTACACGCTGGACGTCATCGACAACCAAATCGTAACCATCCGTGCAGCAGCACCAGCTCGCCTCGGTGACATCGACCTCGTCTTGCGTGACGCCGCTGGCGATATCGTGGCTCAAGCGTTGACCGGCCAAGATGTAGAGCAAATTCAATACGTCAATGACGTAGCTCAGGTTCTCACGCTCGAAGTCCGCGTCAGCACCAATGCCGGATACGTTGATTATGAGCTCGAGTGGTTCCAACGCGACAACCAATGCTCGGACGATTTTGAGACCAACGACACGTGCGGCACCGCGAACGTACTTACTGCAGGCACCTACACAGACCTCGCCGTTTGTGCCGACTCTGATTACTATGCGGTAGACCTTCTTCCCCTCCAAACTGTGACATTCCGAGCCATCTACGACCCAGCCGTCGCAGCGGGCGACTTGGATATCACCCTCTTCGGACCAAACGACTGCTCCACATTCATCACCACAGAGACGCGTGAAACCATCCCCAACTCGACTCAAGTTGCAGAGACCATCACGTACACCGCCAACGTGGGAGGGCGTTTCAACATCCTCGCGAACCTCTTCGCCGGAATCAACGTGCCCTACGCGCTTGAAGTCGACATCCAAGATGGTCCGCCTTGTGTGGATGATTCACGAGAGCCAAACAACTCAGGAACCGAAGCTACGGTGATCCCAATCGCAGACGCGCGACTCGGAACCGACAATGTCATCACCGGGCTTCGCGTCTGTGACACCGATTCCGATTGGTTCGCAATCGACCTCGAAGAAGGAGACGAGATCCGTTGGGACATCACCTTCGACAACGCGCAGGGTAACCTTGATGCATTCATCATCGCCCCAGACCAAACCACCGTTTTGGCAGCCGGCGACTCAGACGCGGACACCGAGTCCGTGACCTACAGTGTGGCCACCGGAGAAGCAGGAACTTACTACCTTCGAGTGGAAGGCAAAGACCCTGCACGCAACACCTACTGGCTCCTAACCTACGTCAACGGAACTGGCCCAGCTGACCCAGCATGTCCAGACCCTTTCGAGAACAACGATTCGGCTGGAGATTCTAGCCCCATCGGCACGGGCTCTTACGGTCTCCTCGTCTGTACCGGTGATGATGACTGGTTCGAGTATGATATCCTTGCGGGTGAGACCATTCAGATCGATCTCACGTTCCCTCATAATCAGGGCAACATCGACCTCTTCCTATACGGAAACAGGTCCACCACCTCCACGGTGGCCGAGTCTCGTTCGTTCTCGGACAACGAGTCCGTGACCTACACGTCACCTAGAGATCAAACGCTCAAATGGCGTGTAACGACGTCCACAAACAACGTCCAAGCCCCTTACACCATGGACGTCACCACCACGCCGGCACCTGGGTGCGTGGACGACGCGTTCGCTCCAAACGGTGATTCAAGCAGTGCCCCAACCATTGATGTACCAGGCCTCTACCGCGCCCTCTCGTTCTGCGAAGGCACGGAAGACTGGTTCCAAGTTCAACTCGAAACCGAGCCGTTTGAGGCATTCCTGAACTTCACACATAACGTGGGTAACCTGGACATCACGGTTTACGACTCAACCATGACCGAGGTCGGAACTTCGACCACCACATCGGACGATGAGTCTGTTCAGTTCACGCCAGCAGCAGCCGGTGCCTACTTCATCCGCGTGTTCTCGCCAGAGCGAGCAAGGGTCTCTTACGATCTGATGCTCTACGCCAACGGCGTGGGACCTGCAGATAGAGTGTGCCCCGACGAGTTCGAAAACAACGACACGTTTGTAACGGCAAAGGCACTACCGCTCGGCCTCACGGAAAACCTGCAGCTTTGCAACGGCAACCCAACAGACCCGGACTACTACAGCGTGTTCGTACCCTCAGGTGCAACTCTAGATGTAGAGGTACTTTTCGCCCACACAAACGGTGATATCAACGCGCGTCTTTACCGACAGAATAGCTCGAGCACGGTCGTCAACTCGTCAACGTCTCAAACAGACAACGAGGAACTGACCGCCACAAATTCTGGAACCGGTGAGAACTACATCATCAACATCTACGGAAACGGAACGTTCAGGAGTGACTACGACCTCGAAGTCTCGCTTTCGTTTACCGGAGCATGTCCAGATGACACCGTGGGAGCTCCAGCACTCGCTGACGCCACCACAGCAGTAGGTGTAGAAGCGCTCGACGCTCTCTACCTCTGCGAAGGCACCGAGGACTGGTTCCAACTTCCAGCATCAACCACAGAACTCGTCATCAACCTAGAGGTCAACAACCTCCTCGGTAACGTAGACATGGAAGTGGTCGACTCCTCGGGAACCGTTGTGCAAACAAGCGCCGGAGATACAAACCTCGAGGAACTCAGTGTCACAGGACTTAGCTCGGCTGAGACCTATTACTTGCGTGTCTTTCCGAGAAATGGTGCGTTCTTCCGCAACGAGTACGACCTCTGGATCTCGGCAAACTCAGTTGAGCCAGCGATTCCGTATTGCCCAGACCCGTTCGAGCGAAATGACTCAATCTCGGGCGCAGCCACGCTCTCAAACGCGGTAGTGAACCTAATCGACACTAATGCATGCGGTCCAGATATCGACTGGTATGCATACAATGTCACTAACGCGAACACCGACTACCGTTTGCGTGCATTCTTCGACCACGTCGATACCGAAGCTGACCTGGCCATCGAAGTTCGCAACGCGGCTGGTACGGTCCTTATGAACGCGTCCGCCAACTCCTCAACAAATGACGAAGCGCTGACCTTCAGACCAACCGCAACAGGCACCCACTTCATTGGTGTTAGCAATGACGCCGGAAGCACTACGGAGGTTCCTTATTATCTCCACGTGAGCCGAGACAGCACTTGGTCTGCCGCATTCAGTTGCCCAGACGATCAGTACGAACCAAACAACACACCTGCTCAGAGAGCAACTCTCACGCAAGGTGGAGTCTACGCGATGGCTTCATGCCCAGGCGCAAACAATACTCAAGATGACTACTTCCTCTTCCGAGCACCAGAAGCCGGGACGTGGAATTTGACCATCATGTATGAGGCGACGGATATGACGCCCATCGTTCAAACCATCGCGAACGGGACCTTCAGTGATATAGCCTTTGTAGATAATCGCCACGAAGCTTCGTTTGTCATGAATGCTAACGACACCGTCCAAATCTACTTGGGCAATGGTGGTACTGAGTACGGTCCGTACATCTTGAAGCTTGAGAAAGAATAG
- a CDS encoding choice-of-anchor D domain-containing protein, with amino-acid sequence MIKRSMLMLLGAAVLFSCSDDGNIQEELIPQLSIEGTEGSINLQLPRTDDRPAKQANSVIIRNTGQAPLSITNLEWLAKPTRVDAIGASGSECTDDSQCGGGEACLAPTCVSLGFAQTPIEVEPGLRYDLEFLVTTGSGELDCPAAPEGTPEEFLNSFCGAFQISTNAINSGGLVENGSATIYLLRPSSSGQIEITPDFVEFQLVQPGVPQTRDVSVRNVGSETLTVTEIFIASMREFVSVGGETPPVEIEPGTSNTWTVTVSVPEGTDPSEYEGFTELTVNSTAVNNLSGGKIPVQISAGAASAPLISVDPTTLAFDQADRQTITISNDGDATLQVTSLTVTPASTRAFYKWEVDGTDVTNNFQTINVPKGETKDIVVVFERPAGNEDSAVATLQINHNDRIANSRTEVTLLGDAGDVPIARIYPTGFTFQAAQGEISTRTFVIRNVGTADLEITDEDLQFSVGDESGAEFQVSGHLGTIAPGGLRSGTVTFTGANATEDIGVVIFESNDPNTSIELGIKDVVAAAAPVSAVITPASLNDGKVGVVASFSANESTPAQAITNALWTLTSRPAGSNVFFSATGAEMQFVPDVAGEYTFSMLLSSELRESEATFTLNVVP; translated from the coding sequence GTGATTAAGCGTTCTATGTTGATGTTGTTGGGAGCAGCCGTTCTGTTCTCCTGCTCTGACGATGGTAATATTCAGGAAGAGTTGATTCCACAGTTGAGCATTGAGGGAACAGAAGGTTCCATCAACTTGCAATTGCCTCGAACCGATGATCGGCCGGCAAAACAAGCAAACTCGGTGATTATCCGCAATACCGGACAAGCACCACTTTCGATTACCAATTTGGAGTGGTTGGCGAAACCTACACGGGTCGATGCCATTGGTGCGAGTGGCTCCGAATGTACGGACGACTCCCAATGTGGCGGTGGAGAGGCTTGTTTGGCTCCAACCTGTGTGTCTTTGGGCTTTGCCCAGACCCCGATCGAGGTGGAACCAGGCCTGCGATATGACCTTGAGTTTTTGGTTACCACCGGAAGCGGAGAATTGGATTGCCCGGCCGCGCCTGAGGGCACGCCTGAGGAGTTCTTGAACTCGTTTTGCGGTGCTTTTCAAATCTCCACCAATGCCATCAACTCTGGAGGGCTCGTAGAGAACGGTTCCGCCACCATCTATCTCCTGCGTCCGTCTTCGAGCGGTCAAATCGAGATTACGCCAGACTTCGTGGAATTCCAGCTCGTGCAGCCTGGCGTGCCTCAGACTCGTGATGTCAGCGTCAGAAACGTAGGCAGCGAGACCTTGACCGTCACCGAGATTTTCATCGCTTCAATGCGTGAGTTTGTAAGTGTGGGTGGTGAGACGCCGCCTGTTGAGATCGAGCCAGGTACCTCAAACACTTGGACCGTCACCGTGTCGGTGCCTGAGGGCACGGACCCTTCGGAGTATGAAGGCTTTACGGAATTGACAGTAAACTCAACGGCCGTAAATAACCTCAGCGGCGGTAAGATCCCTGTCCAGATCAGCGCCGGGGCCGCGAGTGCTCCCCTGATTTCCGTGGACCCCACCACGTTGGCTTTTGATCAGGCTGACCGGCAGACCATTACGATTTCGAATGATGGGGACGCCACTCTTCAGGTCACAAGCCTGACGGTGACTCCTGCATCGACGCGTGCTTTCTACAAGTGGGAAGTGGATGGCACAGATGTCACCAACAATTTCCAAACTATCAATGTGCCAAAGGGCGAAACCAAAGACATCGTTGTGGTGTTTGAGCGACCAGCCGGCAATGAGGATTCGGCTGTAGCTACGTTGCAAATCAATCACAATGACCGTATTGCGAACTCACGAACCGAAGTGACTTTGCTGGGCGATGCTGGTGATGTGCCGATTGCTCGGATCTATCCGACAGGATTTACGTTCCAGGCAGCTCAAGGCGAGATTTCTACTCGCACGTTTGTGATTAGAAACGTTGGTACGGCAGACCTGGAAATCACCGATGAAGACCTACAATTTTCGGTGGGCGATGAGTCGGGCGCAGAGTTTCAGGTCAGCGGTCACCTGGGTACTATTGCTCCTGGTGGGCTTCGAAGCGGCACCGTGACGTTCACCGGTGCAAACGCAACTGAAGACATCGGCGTGGTGATTTTTGAGTCGAACGATCCGAACACCAGTATTGAGCTTGGAATCAAGGACGTGGTCGCCGCGGCAGCACCTGTGAGTGCGGTGATTACCCCTGCGTCACTCAACGACGGTAAGGTGGGCGTGGTGGCGTCGTTCTCGGCTAACGAGTCAACCCCTGCGCAAGCCATTACGAACGCACTTTGGACGCTCACCTCGCGACCAGCCGGTAGCAACGTCTTCTTTAGTGCCACAGGCGCTGAAATGCAGTTTGTACCCGACGTTGCAGGCGAGTACACCTTCTCCATGCTGCTTAGCAGCGAATTGCGAGAATCAGAGGCAACGTTCACGCTAAACGTTGTGCCTTGA
- a CDS encoding type IV pilus twitching motility protein PilT codes for MSDAELNRVLQVAVKGGASDIHIKAGLPPVFRVDGALLPLRDSKRLSPEDIGKMAAGIMNKMQREQFQSTLDVDLSYGVPGVGRFRVNVFQQRGSIGMVFRVIPFKVKSLEELLMPDSVKTIAEERRGLVLVTGATGSGKSTTLAAMVDYINSTRTAHIVTIEDPIEFLIRDKKSIINQREIGNDTTTFSRALKAALRQDPDVILLGEMRDLETIEIAMMAAETGHLVMSTLHTTDAAESVNRIMTAFPPHQRDQARYQFANLFKGVIAQRLIPKADGRGRVPAVEVMLSTARLRELIMERATTRTITENIAKGFVAYGMQTFDQSLMNLLQGGLITYEEAINQCSNPDDFALRVSGVASAQNDSAWSDFEAKGSKESEDDFNLEDFEIERF; via the coding sequence ATGTCAGACGCAGAGCTGAATCGAGTTCTTCAAGTGGCTGTAAAGGGTGGGGCATCGGATATTCATATCAAGGCCGGGCTTCCTCCTGTGTTTCGAGTGGATGGGGCATTGCTTCCGTTGCGAGACTCCAAGCGCCTGAGCCCCGAGGATATTGGGAAAATGGCCGCGGGCATCATGAACAAGATGCAGCGAGAGCAGTTCCAGTCCACTTTGGACGTGGACCTTTCGTACGGGGTGCCTGGAGTTGGGCGCTTCCGTGTGAACGTCTTCCAGCAGCGGGGATCCATCGGAATGGTCTTTCGCGTGATTCCCTTCAAGGTGAAGTCACTTGAAGAGTTGTTGATGCCGGATTCCGTGAAAACGATTGCTGAAGAGCGACGCGGATTGGTCCTTGTGACCGGCGCTACGGGTAGTGGTAAGTCCACGACGCTCGCCGCAATGGTCGACTATATCAACTCGACCCGAACGGCTCATATTGTGACAATCGAGGATCCGATCGAGTTTTTGATTCGAGATAAGAAGTCTATCATCAACCAGCGCGAGATCGGAAATGACACGACCACTTTTTCAAGAGCTCTGAAGGCCGCACTTCGTCAGGATCCGGATGTGATTCTGCTTGGTGAGATGCGTGACCTGGAGACGATCGAAATCGCGATGATGGCTGCTGAGACGGGCCACCTCGTGATGTCGACGCTCCACACCACGGACGCAGCCGAATCAGTCAACCGTATTATGACGGCGTTTCCGCCCCACCAGCGCGACCAGGCCCGATACCAGTTCGCGAACCTCTTCAAGGGCGTCATTGCCCAGCGCCTGATTCCCAAAGCTGATGGTCGAGGTCGTGTCCCTGCCGTTGAGGTCATGCTTTCAACAGCTAGACTTCGCGAGTTGATTATGGAACGCGCGACAACGCGAACGATCACAGAGAATATCGCGAAGGGCTTTGTCGCGTACGGCATGCAGACTTTTGACCAGTCGCTCATGAACCTGCTTCAGGGCGGCTTGATTACTTACGAAGAGGCCATCAACCAGTGCTCGAATCCTGATGACTTTGCGCTGCGTGTCAGCGGTGTGGCGTCAGCTCAGAACGATTCAGCGTGGTCTGATTTTGAGGCCAAGGGTTCAAAAGAATCCGAGGATGATTTTAACCTCGAGGATTTCGAGATTGAGCGGTTTTAA